The window GGTGATATCTTTGAAATACTCCTTACATCTATATCAATCTTTTTACCCGATATTTTCTCAACAATTTGACCAGTTGTTCCTCCACAAACTATCTTTTTTCCTTTTGAACACAAAAGCTTTCTTACCACTAATTCATCATTTTTCTCATCTTCAGGAGGACCTACCATGACTGTAAGTATTCTCTTTTCTCTAATTTTTAACCCCGCTATCAGTGCATCGTCCCCCTTTGTTCCCTTATCCAACCTTCTTACTAGGTTTATCATATGATTAACTATGTTTTTGTGAGCAATTTTATTCCTCAATAAATTTTTAAGTTCAAATTTTATGTTTTTTTCACCAAAACCAAAAGGATATTTATCCGAACCCATACCAGCTTGAGAAATCCCATCTGTCATCAAAAAGATTGAGTCTCCTATATTCACTTCTATTTCGCTTATGTACAAACTTTTATTATCAACCTTTTTTTTTATCTTTTTCAACGGTACAAGTCTATCACCTTTAAAATAAAATATTAATGGAAATTCATATTCAAAGATGGTACACCTTTTGTTTCTATAATCAACTAAACAAGTGGCAAGTGTAGAATAACTAATTTTCCTTACTTTACATGTTGGAAGTGTGGATAATATAGAACTAAATACCTCTTCTATTGGAATATTATTAAAGACCATGGTTGTTGCCATTGTTGCAGTTAAAGTTGAAAGTATATTTGCCTTCACACCACTTCCAAGACCGTCAGAAACACTCACTACACATTTTTCCTCGTTTCTCTTGATCTTTATAGAATCTCCACAAACCCATTCTCCTCGTTTGTTTTTAGATAAAAAGTTAATTTCACACGTAATCATTACTAATCCTCCATGAATTTCTTGAATTCCATAAAACGGGATTTTGTTTCGGCAATCGATTCACCTAGAAGTCCTGCTATCTCTTGGGCTAACAACATTTGCTTATTCAACACATCTTCTATTTTCTCTATCGTTTGTATTTTTAAACGCTTCATTTTCTCTTCTTGTTCTAATTGCTTTGTAACATCCGTTAAAATGAATACTTCCCCACTATTTTCAGGTAGAATAAACCTCTTTGCCAAAAATTTATGTAATTTTCCATTTATTTCTATTTCTTTTAGAAAATTATCTTTTATGTCTTTAATTAATTCCATAACCTTATTGTTTGAAAGACTCATAAATATTAATCTTGCAATTTTATTCTTGTAAGTTATCTTTCCGTTTTGCGATATGATTATAAGATTTGGAGTTTCTTCAACTACCATATTACTCACACTTGAAACCTTCTCTATTAAATATGTCACACACATTTCCTTTTCCGCTTTATTTGAAAGCACGGCAATTGCCTTTTCACGGCAGGTATCATATCCACAAGCGCTACAATTTAATTCCTTAGACTTATCACTCTTCCCCATGGAATTAAGCACATTTTGAATTTCTTCTTCCGAAAAAAACATCTCTTTCTTTTTATTTGAAAAAGTTCTATTAAGATTCACATCTAAATTCAAAAAAACATCACTTTTTGGCAATTTTTCAATGCATTTATTAAGTTTCACTCTCTTCTCAATAAGGCTTATATCTTTTCTTGTTGCAGGTCCTTCAATACAACCACCCACACAAGCAGACATTTCAATAAAGTAGTTGTTATCAAGTTTTTTTAGTCTAGAAAGAAAATCTTTAATATTTTCGATTCCCTCGACAATTAAGTGATTTTCCAATTTTACGTTTTTAACTATTCCACTAGTAATAGGATAATATCTGCCATTAGTTGGATATGGTGGATCAGGATATTCTTCCGTATCAATATTGACTAAGATTTCTTCAAGCTCTTCAAATGTTAGTACCACGTCAAAATAATCTTCAAGTTCTCTCTTTTTTGCAATACACGGTCCTAAAAAAACAAGTGGAAGATCTCCAAATAACTTTCTCAAAATTTTTGCATGTGCAATTGCAGGCGATAAAACAGGTGCTAAAAACTCTAACTTTTCTGGAAAATATTTTTCCACCAATTCAACAACTACGGGACATGCAGTAGAAATTACACTTTTTCCAAATTTTCTATACTCTTTTGATACCAATTCTGCTCCAAGTGATGTCTCATTCACAATAGCACCATTCTTCTTTAAAAAAGCTATAACTTTAAATGGATTATCAAAATGAGCAAAAAAAGACGGTGCAATTGAAACTACAAATTTTTTACCAAATAACTTCGTCAACAAATCAACATTTTTCAAATAGTTCTTGGCATCTTGAGGACAAATCTCAATACATTTACCACAAAGTATACATTCACTATCAATTACAAAAGACTTATTATCCGAAAAAGATATGGATTTAACAGGACAATTTCTCAAACATTTATAACAATATTTACAATTCGCTTCATTTGAAATAATAAATTTTTCCATATTATTCCCCTTCTTTAATGAATTTTTTCACAATTTCTTGGACATTTTCTGGGGAAACGTTAGAAATAAGCTTTCCGTTTATTTCAATATTTATTCCTTTTTCACACTTTCCAAAACAAAGTGATCCATACAATTGCAGATTTTCTATATTTAAAGCTTTTATCTTTTCCACTACTTCATATGAACCTTTTAAATGACAAGAACTTCCCATACATATTCTTATAACCATATTTTCACCTATCGTGAAATTTATAACGTTATTTTTTTCACTATAATTGTAAAACAAGAAAATATATTTGTCAACAAAAAAGTCTTGGATTTTTCCAAGACTTTTTATACAATTAAAAATCAAATATTAAGGAAAACAAAAAATGAGATAGACAACACTACTTTCACCAAGAAACGAAAATTATTTCATATATTTTTTATTAAAATGCACAATCTTATCCCTCATTTGGCTCATAAACCTCATAAGGTGCAAATACTAAAAAACCAACCGAAATTATCGCAGTTATAATAGTTGCAAAAAGAAACATAAAGTGTGCAGCAATATGATCAAGTAAAAAGCCATATATTACTGCACCTAATGGAACCATAACTTGAGAAAAAACTTCCAATGTTGAAAAAACCCTTGATCTTATACTCGATGGAGTCATAAGTTGTAAATTAGTAGATATAGGAACATTAACTTGCACGTTGAAAAAACCAAAAAAGAAGTATATAACACCTACAATCCAGAAAAATTGCATCACAGAAAAATTCTTTAAGACATCTGGGAATATAAAATACGAAAATGCAAAAAGTAGCAATATTTGAATGATTAACCCTTGTGTCATCAGTGCTCTATTCTTTAGTTTATTTAAGAATGAAACAATTGCTATATTCCCCAAAAGCATACCAAATGTAAAAAACGTTTGCACAAGCCCGTATTGTTGTGCACTCATCTTCACAACCTGCCTCAAAACATATGGTTCTACTACTTGCAATAAAGGAGCCATCAAAAAGTTGGTAACCATTGCAAAGGTAAACAAAAACTTTAAGCTTCTTTTGTTCACAATAAACAAAAGTCCTTCCTTAAATTCTACAAAAAACGTCTTTATCGAAAGTTCCTCTTTTTTTGATAGATGCGGTCTGTAATTAATAAACATTTCGCTTAACGCGGAAAAGACAAATGATAACCCATTAAATAAGAATACTAAAGAAATCCCAAAAAACCCATACACTACCCCTCCAAGAATTGGGCCTATTATCATTGAAAATGAGTTTACACCACCTAAAATAGAATTTGCACTTCTTAAATCTTCTTCTGAAACTATATCCGGAAGCATTGCAGTTGTAGCCGCACCAAAAAAACCATCCAAAACGGAAACAATTGCCTGAATCACAAATAAACCAACCATATTGAGTAGGTTTCCAAATGACATTGCAGAAAGTAATAGTATTAATCCACCTCTAATTAGATCAGTTAATACCATAATATTTTTTCTGTTAAACCTGTCACCAAGCACCCCAGAAAAGGGGGCCGCAAAAAGTCTTGGCAATATTCCAAGGAGTGTAAATATACCCATTGCAGCTCCTGAACCCGTTTTATCCAATATGTACAATGGAATTGCTATCATTTGAATTCCAGAACCTATAAGTGAAACAAATCTTCCAAATATAAATAGTACAAAATTTTTATTCAAGATTGTTTTCTTCACAGTTTATCACTCCTGAATTTAAAATACCTCTTCCTGAAATAGTCTCACAACCAATAAACCCTGCACTAAGAGTCCCATTGAGAATTATTTCTTCTGCGTTTACATTTCCAGTGCTTATCTTCCCAGATTCATTTACTATTATTTTTTCTGCATTTATATTCCCACACTTTAGCAAACCAGATACTTCTAATTCCTCAACTTGTAAATTGCCACAAGCAACTTCACCAATAACTATCATATTTTCCGTATATATGTTGTTGCAAACAAGTTTTCCTTTAATTATTATTTCTTCTGCATTTATATCCTCTTCAATCTTCAATGATTTTCCTTCTTCAACTATCAATGTATTATATTTTTTCTTCTTTTTACCATTAGCCTCTTTCATCTTCATACCCGAAAAAAATGGTTTTATAATCTTAAAGACACCTTTTAAAAGCAGGTTGTTAACTCTTGTTAACCCACCATATACCTTAGGTGGTCTTCCACTTTCTCTACATGCAACTATATTTAGACTACCATGTATGATTCCTCCATTCCAATTAACCCTAGAACCAACAACGTTTAGATCACCATCTATTTCTCCTGAAAAGGTGAGTTTTCCAAAAACTATGGAGCAATCTCCTGCTACTTTTCCCTTTATTATAGCCTCTCCATTTACAATGTTTAAATCCCCTTGAAAATTTTCTGTTTCATCGATTACAGTTACCTCACCAACTATAGGCTCCTCTGAAGTGTCTGTCGTCTGATAAAAATCCTTGTTTTCTTCTTTTGATTTAATTGCATTTATTAACGCCTCAGCCTCTTCTGCTGATATTTCCCCATTTTGAAGTGCCTCAAGCACTTTTTTTATATCATCCATCTTTATCTCCCTCCCCTTTTTTCTTTAATATATTAAGAGCATCTTCAACGCTTATAACTCCCTTTTTCAATTTTTCAAATACATCCTCTGATCCCTCTGTTTCAGAACTCTCAAATGGTTTTAACCCCATTTTATTTAACAATTTCTCAAGTTTTCCCCTAAGCGTAAAGTATCCTATACCAGTAATCCTCTCCATTTCTTTCAGATTCCCCCTACTCCTTAAGAAAAGAATTATAAATTTCATATCTTCTTCATCTAAAAATGCAAGGGGGGAAACTGTAAAAACCCCAGAAACAGTCACATTATCATGTTGACATTTCAACTGTGTGACTTTCATAATATTTCCACATACAGGACATTTTGGTAACAATTTATCACCCCTTTAAAAATTTAGTCATATCAAACAAAAAAATTGTAAAACATCCATATCTTTATCAAAATTTTTCATGCCTTTTTCAAAAAAATTATACTCTTTTCAAAAAAATATGTCAAGCAAACAAAAATTTTTTTAATAACCTAAAAATTATTTAAAACAAAAACTTGCTCAGTCTTTATTGACAATTAAATGATTTTTGATAAAATTACACTAGAATAGTGCCAACGTAGCTCAATCGGTAGAGCGGCGCATTCGTAATGCGTAGGTTGCGGGTTCGAGTCCCGCCGTTGGCTCCGTCCCCCCTAATTAGGGGGATTTTTTATTTTGGTGTAAAATATATGTGAGGTGATAAAAATGGAAAAAAGCAACTTTATTGATAAAGTTGTTATTTATGTAAAAGGTGGAAAAGGTGGAGATGGTTCTGCAAGTTTCAGACACGAAAAATACGTGCCAAAAGGTGGTCCAGATGGCGGTGATGGTGGAAATGGAGGATATGTTTTTTTGAAAGCAAATTCAAATTTATCAACCCTTTTACCCGTTTCCGAAAAGAAAAAGTATATAGCAGAAAATGGTGAAAACGGGAAGGGAAAAAAGATGCACGGAAAAAATGGAAAAGATGTAATAATCGATGTGCCTGTTGGAACAATCGTAAAAGACTTTGAAACTGGTGAAATAATAGCTGACTTAAATAAAGACGGTATGATTGTCTGTGTAGCTAGAGGTGGTCGTGGTGGAAGGGGAAATGTACACTTTAAATCTCCAACAATGCGTGCACCAAAAATTTCCGAAAGAGGATCAGAAGGAGAAGAAAGAAAATTACTATTGGAATTAAAACTTCTTGCAGATGTTGGATTAGTTGGTTATCCTAACGTTGGAAAAAGTTCTTTTATTTCAAGAATAAGTAATGCAAAACCTAAAATTGCAAATTATCCTTTTACCACATTAATTCCAAATTTAGGTGTAGTTCAAGTTGAAAAATTTCAATTTGTTGTTGCAGACATACCGGGGTTAATAAAAGGGGCAAGTAAAGGAGTTGGTTTGGGAAATGTTTTTCTAAGACACGTTGAAAGATGCAGCGTTATAGCTCATATATTGGACATTTCAGGTATTGAAGGTAGAAATCCAATAGAAGATTATTTTGATATTAGAAATGAATTAGAATACTTTAGCAAAGATTTAGCACAAAAAGATGAAATTATAATAGCCAACAAGATAGATTTGCTCGATAAAGATGAACTTGAAAAAAGGATTAAAAAGTTAAAAGAAAAATTGGGAAAAGAAATTTATCCAATAAGTGTATACACTGGAGAAGGCATAAAAGAAGTTTTATACAAACTTGCCAAAATAGTAAAAGAAAGTAAAAAACTTAATGTCTCCAAAGAAACCAATCAAAAAATTGAAAGACCAAAACCTGTTTGGATAGAACTTCCAGAAAAATTCGTTATTGAAATTCAAAAAGAAGATAACGACTTTATCGTAACAGGCACATATGTTGAAGCATGGGCCAAAAGATTGAATTTATCTCAAAAAGATGGTTTTAACAAATTCATGGAACTTCTTGAAAGGAATGGTTTAGACAAAAAATTAAGGGAGGCAGGGGCAAAAGATGGAGACACAGTTTGGATTGCCAAAAGAGCTTTTGAATTTAAAGAATAGTCTTGTGATTTTCGGTGGTTCCTTTAACCCACCACACAATGGTCATATAGTTATTGCACAGCTTGTAAGGGAAATGTTTAAAAGTGCTGATTTTCACATTGTGACAAGTGCAACTCCTCCTCACAAAAGTGTAGAAGTACCATTTAAAACAAGGTATCTTCTAACCAAAAAGGCCTTTGAAAAGATGGAAAATGTAAAAGTAAGCGACATTGAACACAGATTAGGCGGTATAAGTTATGCAATAAATACCATCGAACATTACGAAAAAACATATGAAAACATTTTTTTTCTCGTGGGAGAAGATGCCTTATACTCCATTGAAAAATGGTATAGATACGAAGATATATTAAAAAAAGCAAAAATGATTGTATATCCCAGATTCAAAGATAAATCTTTGGTAAAAAAAGTTGAAAAGTGGAATTCGATATATCTTTTAGATTTACCTTTAATACAGATTTCTTCCACAACTATCAGAGAAAGGATAAAGAAAGGACTTAGCGTATACGGTTTTGTCCCAGAATCAATCATCCCACTAATTGAGGAGGTATATTGTGATAGGTAAGGTGGGACTTGCTCCAATGGCAGGTGTCACAAATTGGAGTTTTAGAACCCTTTCCTTTGAATTCGGTGCAGAATTTGCATACACAGAAATGATAAGTGCGGAAAGTATAATCAGAAAATTAAGTGTAAATGAAAAATACTTTCCCAGAAAAGAAGAAAAAGAAAAAGTGGCAATCCAAATATTTGGTTCGGATCCATTTGTAATGGCACAGTCAGCTTATCTTGTTGAAAAAAGAGGTGCCTGGATAGATATAAATGCAGGATGTCCTGTGAAAAAAGTTATAAAAAAAGGGGCAGGTAGTGCTCTATTAAAAGACTTAAAAAAACTAAAAAAAGTTATAGAAGAAGTTAAAAAAAATGTAAAAACAAAAGTTTCCGTTAAAGTACGTCTGGGGTTTGAAAAAGATGAATTTGAAAAAATATACGACACTGTTGTTGAAGCAGGTGCTGATATGATAGCCGTACATGGCAGAACTGCAAAACAGATGTACACGGGTAAAGCAAAGTGGAATATAAAAAATAAAGGGTATATACCTTTTTATATCAACGGAGATATATTTTCTTTTGATGATATCAAAGCTGCAATGGAAATTTCTGGAGCAAATGGTGTTTTAATAGCAAGAGGCGCAATAGGAAATCCCTGGATATTTAGTGGAAAAAAACCAAAAATTTGTGAAAAAAAAGATACAATCTTACATCACATTGACTTGCTTTATTTTGAAGTAAGAAATAAAGCACCATGTGAATTTAGAAAGTTTGTATCGGGATATACAAAAAACTTACCAATGGCAAGACAATTTAGAGCAAAAGTTATGAAAATAGAAGATGTTGAAGAATTAAAACTGGCATTTAAAGAATTCTTTTTATCTTTTTCTACTTAATTTTTACAAGTTTTTTTTAAGTTTTAATAAGCAATTCTCTGATAGGAATTTTCCTATTCATAGAATAAAATATTAAATGAGGTGATATAGTGAAAAAATTAATATTCTTATTTTTGTTATTATCTTACATTTCTTTCTCAAACATAGTACTTTTTATCTATCACAGGTTTGACGATGAAAGATATCCCACAACAAATACTTGGACAAGTGAACTTGAAATGCACATAAAGACCGTTAAAAAATTAGGGTATAAAATATGGACACTAAAAGACCTTGAAGATTACGTTTATGGAAAAAAAGAAGAAGAAAATGCCGTAATTTTTACAATTGATGATGGATACGTAACTACCTATACAAAAGCCTTCCCCGTTTTCAAAAAATACAATGTGCCTTTCTCCGTATTTTTGTACTTTGAAGGAGTAGGTATATCAAAGGAATATCTCACCTGGGAAATGGTAAAAGAAATGTCAAAGTATGGTGTTGAATTTGGTCATCACTCTTATTCACACGATAAATTCCCATTTAAAGACATTGATTATTTTGAAGAGGACTTAATCAAAGGAATAAAAATTTGGAATAAACACATGGATACTCCATTAAAATATTACGCCTATCCATATGGATATTACAACAAAAAGATGATAGAAGTTTTAAAAAAATACAACTTCAAACTTGCATTTATACAACTCCCTGGCCCTTTCACAAGGGAAATATCAGCATACGAAATACCCAGAGAACCACTATTACAAGACTGGGCAACAAAATCGCATCTAATATACGTACTATCAAGAAAACCACTAATTTTAAAGAAAAAACCTTATTTTTGGAAAAATGGAAAGTTATACGTTAAAACAAATCTAAAAGGCTATTCAAATCCCGTTGTATACATAAGGGAAAAGGGCATAGTGGAAAGCTCCTTTAAAAATGACATACTAGAAGCCGGCCCTTTTGAAATTCAAAATAGGGTAAATAGTTTAATGATAAGTGTAAGGGGAAAGGATAAAAAAGAATATGTAAGATATTATTTAATATTAAAGGAGGTCTTTCAATGAATATCATCGATGAAATTCCATCATCAAAGACTTTAGAAATAAACGCAACTGCCAAGAAGCTAATAAGTCAAGGCAAAGACGTAATTAACCTCACAACGGGTGAACCTGATTTTCCCACACCAGATATAATAAAGAAAAAAGCCATTGAAGCACTTGAAAAGGATTTTACAAAATACACGGATAGCAAGGGAATCCCTGAACTTAGAAAAACCATCTCAATACTTTTGGAAAGAAAAAATATTTCATTTTCAAAAGACGAAATAATCGTAACAAATGGAGGAAAACAAGCCTTATTTAATTCCCTGTTATCCATTGCCGAAAAAGGTGATGAAATAATACTAATATCTCCATTTTGGGTCAGTTACCCACCTATGGTTATTCTCACCGGGGCCACTATAAAAATTCTAGAAACAAGTTTTGAAAACAATTTCCACCCCAATATAGATAAACTAAAATCTTTAATCTCTAAAAAAACAAAAGCCATAGTTGTAAACTCTCCAAATAACCCCACGGGAACAGTCTATCCAGAAAATATAATAAAAGAAATTGCAGATATTGCAAATAAAAACAATATTTTTGTCATAACAGATGAAGTTTACGACGTACTCGTATACGACGGTAAATACGCATCTTTGACAAAATTTGTAAATCCCGAAAATCTCATATATATCAATGCCTTTTCCAAATCATATGCAATGACTGGTTGGAGAATTGGATACGTTGCCACAAAAAACAAATCCATCCTAAAAAGGATTGCAAAAATACAAGCCCACAGCACTTCAGGTATAAATTCTATTGCACAATATGCTGCACTTGGAGCACTAAATGCGGACAACTCGTATATGATAAAGGAATTTAAGAAAAGAAAAGACTTTGTGGTAAAAAAAGCCAAAGAACTGGGACTTAGATTTGTAGAGCCAAAGGGAGCATTTTATCTTTTCTTTGAAGTTAATATAGATGATGAATTATTCTGCAAAAAACTTTTAGAAGAAAAGCTAGTAGCATTGGTACCAGGCAGTGCTTTTAATGCAAAAGGATTTGTTAGAATGTCTTTTGCAAATTCCCTTGAAAATATTAAAAAAGCATTTGAAAGACTTGAAGAATTCTTAAGGGGGTAATCCCATTTATTTTTTGAGGTGAAAATATGATAGATGTAAAATTTTTACCTGAAAAACTAAGAAAAGCTCAGGTAATTGTAGTTATTGATGTATTAAGAGCTACTACTACAATGGTTACAGCCATTGCAAATGGCTGTAAATACATAAAACCTGTGGAAACACTTGAAAAAGCTCGAAAATTCAAAGGTGAATTTCTCATATGTGGTGAAAGAGATGGAATAAAGCCCAGAGACTTTGATTGTGGAAATTCCCCATTAGAGTATACTAACGTAAAAGGGGAAAAGCTTATCCTAACCACAACAAATGGTACTAAAACTTTAAAAAAGGTTGAAAAATTATCAAACAACATAATTCTGGGAGCATTTGTAAACTTTACCGCCACATTAAATTTTCTCCAAAATTTTTCAGATATATTATTTGTATGTGCTGGAAATAACGGAGAAATCTCATTTGAAGATATTCAGGTAGCAGGTGCTTTTGTCCATGGTTTATCTAATAAAATGTTATCCGATAGCGCTTTAGTTTCTATGTACATGTGGGAAGGTCTAAAAAAACCAAACTTTTTTGGTGTCCATGCCAAAAAACTAAAATCTTTACATTTTGATAAAGACTTAGATTTTGCAAAAAAGTTAGATCTATACGATATAGTGGTAGAATATAAATATGGTAAAGTCAAAGCGAGGTGATATATATGAAAAAAATTCTGTATTTTTTTCTTTTAATCCCTTTACTTTCCTTTGCACTACATACTGGTGAGTCTACCAATTTAGTCTTTAAAATACCTGGAAAAATTGAAATAACGGTAGTTGATGCACTTGGAGGAGTTCTGCCAGAAGACCTACTAATAGATAAAGTATCTTTCAAAAATATTGCAACTGTTACATATATAGCTCCAATTGTCCCCATAAAAAGTTATCTCATATTAGACGTAAATGGAAAGAAAATAAAATACAACTTCAAGATAGTTGAATATGATTATCCAAAAGATATTGCACCGGTTATATTAGAAGAATTTTCCGGAAATGTTGCTTATTCAAAAAATAAAAAAGAATGGATAGCAGTTTCAAATAATGTAAAGTTGTATGAAAATTACTATCTTAGAACACTAAACAACTCTTATGCAGTCATTTCCGGAAAATGGGGAAAAGTCTATATAAAAGAAAA of the Thermosipho affectus genome contains:
- a CDS encoding [Fe-Fe] hydrogenase large subunit C-terminal domain-containing protein; amino-acid sequence: MEKFIISNEANCKYCYKCLRNCPVKSISFSDNKSFVIDSECILCGKCIEICPQDAKNYLKNVDLLTKLFGKKFVVSIAPSFFAHFDNPFKVIAFLKKNGAIVNETSLGAELVSKEYRKFGKSVISTACPVVVELVEKYFPEKLEFLAPVLSPAIAHAKILRKLFGDLPLVFLGPCIAKKRELEDYFDVVLTFEELEEILVNIDTEEYPDPPYPTNGRYYPITSGIVKNVKLENHLIVEGIENIKDFLSRLKKLDNNYFIEMSACVGGCIEGPATRKDISLIEKRVKLNKCIEKLPKSDVFLNLDVNLNRTFSNKKKEMFFSEEEIQNVLNSMGKSDKSKELNCSACGYDTCREKAIAVLSNKAEKEMCVTYLIEKVSSVSNMVVEETPNLIIISQNGKITYKNKIARLIFMSLSNNKVMELIKDIKDNFLKEIEINGKLHKFLAKRFILPENSGEVFILTDVTKQLEQEEKMKRLKIQTIEKIEDVLNKQMLLAQEIAGLLGESIAETKSRFMEFKKFMED
- the nadD gene encoding nicotinate (nicotinamide) nucleotide adenylyltransferase, whose protein sequence is METQFGLPKELLNLKNSLVIFGGSFNPPHNGHIVIAQLVREMFKSADFHIVTSATPPHKSVEVPFKTRYLLTKKAFEKMENVKVSDIEHRLGGISYAINTIEHYEKTYENIFFLVGEDALYSIEKWYRYEDILKKAKMIVYPRFKDKSLVKKVEKWNSIYLLDLPLIQISSTTIRERIKKGLSVYGFVPESIIPLIEEVYCDR
- a CDS encoding SHOCT-like domain-containing protein; protein product: MDDIKKVLEALQNGEISAEEAEALINAIKSKEENKDFYQTTDTSEEPIVGEVTVIDETENFQGDLNIVNGEAIIKGKVAGDCSIVFGKLTFSGEIDGDLNVVGSRVNWNGGIIHGSLNIVACRESGRPPKVYGGLTRVNNLLLKGVFKIIKPFFSGMKMKEANGKKKKKYNTLIVEEGKSLKIEEDINAEEIIIKGKLVCNNIYTENMIVIGEVACGNLQVEELEVSGLLKCGNINAEKIIVNESGKISTGNVNAEEIILNGTLSAGFIGCETISGRGILNSGVINCEENNLE
- a CDS encoding NAD(P)H-dependent oxidoreductase subunit E, whose translation is MVIRICMGSSCHLKGSYEVVEKIKALNIENLQLYGSLCFGKCEKGINIEINGKLISNVSPENVQEIVKKFIKEGE
- a CDS encoding tRNA dihydrouridine synthase, producing the protein MIGKVGLAPMAGVTNWSFRTLSFEFGAEFAYTEMISAESIIRKLSVNEKYFPRKEEKEKVAIQIFGSDPFVMAQSAYLVEKRGAWIDINAGCPVKKVIKKGAGSALLKDLKKLKKVIEEVKKNVKTKVSVKVRLGFEKDEFEKIYDTVVEAGADMIAVHGRTAKQMYTGKAKWNIKNKGYIPFYINGDIFSFDDIKAAMEISGANGVLIARGAIGNPWIFSGKKPKICEKKDTILHHIDLLYFEVRNKAPCEFRKFVSGYTKNLPMARQFRAKVMKIEDVEELKLAFKEFFLSFST
- the aspC gene encoding aspartate aminotransferase — its product is MNIIDEIPSSKTLEINATAKKLISQGKDVINLTTGEPDFPTPDIIKKKAIEALEKDFTKYTDSKGIPELRKTISILLERKNISFSKDEIIVTNGGKQALFNSLLSIAEKGDEIILISPFWVSYPPMVILTGATIKILETSFENNFHPNIDKLKSLISKKTKAIVVNSPNNPTGTVYPENIIKEIADIANKNNIFVITDEVYDVLVYDGKYASLTKFVNPENLIYINAFSKSYAMTGWRIGYVATKNKSILKRIAKIQAHSTSGINSIAQYAALGALNADNSYMIKEFKKRKDFVVKKAKELGLRFVEPKGAFYLFFEVNIDDELFCKKLLEEKLVALVPGSAFNAKGFVRMSFANSLENIKKAFERLEEFLRG
- a CDS encoding MFS transporter: MKKTILNKNFVLFIFGRFVSLIGSGIQMIAIPLYILDKTGSGAAMGIFTLLGILPRLFAAPFSGVLGDRFNRKNIMVLTDLIRGGLILLLSAMSFGNLLNMVGLFVIQAIVSVLDGFFGAATTAMLPDIVSEEDLRSANSILGGVNSFSMIIGPILGGVVYGFFGISLVFLFNGLSFVFSALSEMFINYRPHLSKKEELSIKTFFVEFKEGLLFIVNKRSLKFLFTFAMVTNFLMAPLLQVVEPYVLRQVVKMSAQQYGLVQTFFTFGMLLGNIAIVSFLNKLKNRALMTQGLIIQILLLFAFSYFIFPDVLKNFSVMQFFWIVGVIYFFFGFFNVQVNVPISTNLQLMTPSSIRSRVFSTLEVFSQVMVPLGAVIYGFLLDHIAAHFMFLFATIITAIISVGFLVFAPYEVYEPNEG
- the obgE gene encoding GTPase ObgE, whose product is MEKSNFIDKVVIYVKGGKGGDGSASFRHEKYVPKGGPDGGDGGNGGYVFLKANSNLSTLLPVSEKKKYIAENGENGKGKKMHGKNGKDVIIDVPVGTIVKDFETGEIIADLNKDGMIVCVARGGRGGRGNVHFKSPTMRAPKISERGSEGEERKLLLELKLLADVGLVGYPNVGKSSFISRISNAKPKIANYPFTTLIPNLGVVQVEKFQFVVADIPGLIKGASKGVGLGNVFLRHVERCSVIAHILDISGIEGRNPIEDYFDIRNELEYFSKDLAQKDEIIIANKIDLLDKDELEKRIKKLKEKLGKEIYPISVYTGEGIKEVLYKLAKIVKESKKLNVSKETNQKIERPKPVWIELPEKFVIEIQKEDNDFIVTGTYVEAWAKRLNLSQKDGFNKFMELLERNGLDKKLREAGAKDGDTVWIAKRAFEFKE
- a CDS encoding DUF2089 domain-containing protein, translating into MLPKCPVCGNIMKVTQLKCQHDNVTVSGVFTVSPLAFLDEEDMKFIILFLRSRGNLKEMERITGIGYFTLRGKLEKLLNKMGLKPFESSETEGSEDVFEKLKKGVISVEDALNILKKKGEGDKDG
- a CDS encoding SpoIIE family protein phosphatase, whose protein sequence is MITCEINFLSKNKRGEWVCGDSIKIKRNEEKCVVSVSDGLGSGVKANILSTLTATMATTMVFNNIPIEEVFSSILSTLPTCKVRKISYSTLATCLVDYRNKRCTIFEYEFPLIFYFKGDRLVPLKKIKKKVDNKSLYISEIEVNIGDSIFLMTDGISQAGMGSDKYPFGFGEKNIKFELKNLLRNKIAHKNIVNHMINLVRRLDKGTKGDDALIAGLKIREKRILTVMVGPPEDEKNDELVVRKLLCSKGKKIVCGGTTGQIVEKISGKKIDIDVRSISKISPPIGYMEGIDLVTEGIITLTQVFRYYENQSNELGVGAKKIIELFEWADIINFFVGRAINPAHQNPLFTHDISLKFRLISDISKILEEKGKIVNIEYF
- a CDS encoding polysaccharide deacetylase family protein, with product MKKLIFLFLLLSYISFSNIVLFIYHRFDDERYPTTNTWTSELEMHIKTVKKLGYKIWTLKDLEDYVYGKKEEENAVIFTIDDGYVTTYTKAFPVFKKYNVPFSVFLYFEGVGISKEYLTWEMVKEMSKYGVEFGHHSYSHDKFPFKDIDYFEEDLIKGIKIWNKHMDTPLKYYAYPYGYYNKKMIEVLKKYNFKLAFIQLPGPFTREISAYEIPREPLLQDWATKSHLIYVLSRKPLILKKKPYFWKNGKLYVKTNLKGYSNPVVYIREKGIVESSFKNDILEAGPFEIQNRVNSLMISVRGKDKKEYVRYYLILKEVFQ